One Parcubacteria group bacterium genomic window carries:
- a CDS encoding glycosyltransferase family 39 protein, with product MFIPKLKINVFWRWWLAAAFLYLIFAGIVTYFYGTGFLMPLNDDTGHHIRLAKNLIDYGVFSLDGLDGQHSIIPPRPTNFLTPGYAFWLAFIYIIFKSFLPAIFIGVLIFAFSVPLTYFLAKEIAGSEKIAFWAALIFMIEPLSVYHSDLMFTEQLFVPIFLSAAYFFIAYIRRGSKKFLAASLLLFSVSVLIRPIIFYFLPVLILINIFKEARISWRGALITGLASAILAYSTTGVWIIRNKIVLDTWQISSNQGAILVSHYGMVARKLKKSSFDLPYFAYESNNFSTEYNNNLGKAALKELIKDKWTYLEVKFSYLPVFFLTNGYNNMFNRLTGRPENFIFLIGALIWAVMSFLGLVGLRRLLISARKAQVAFVALLILYFAFIASPIVTSRYRLPLNPFILIFAVSGFLYLKQLIRKNV from the coding sequence ATGTTTATTCCAAAATTAAAAATTAATGTGTTTTGGCGGTGGTGGCTAGCGGCGGCGTTCTTGTACCTGATATTCGCAGGCATCGTCACATATTTCTATGGTACCGGATTTTTAATGCCTCTTAATGACGACACAGGACACCACATTCGGTTGGCAAAAAACCTTATTGATTACGGTGTTTTTTCTTTGGATGGTCTTGATGGCCAACATTCTATAATACCGCCGCGGCCGACTAATTTTTTGACTCCCGGGTATGCTTTCTGGCTGGCATTTATTTATATTATTTTCAAATCTTTTTTACCCGCAATTTTTATAGGCGTTTTAATTTTCGCCTTTTCCGTTCCTCTGACATATTTTCTGGCCAAAGAAATTGCCGGAAGTGAAAAAATCGCTTTTTGGGCAGCTCTCATCTTTATGATAGAACCGTTATCGGTTTATCATTCCGACCTGATGTTTACCGAGCAATTGTTTGTGCCGATATTTTTATCGGCCGCCTATTTTTTTATAGCCTATATCAGACGTGGCAGTAAAAAGTTTTTAGCGGCTTCGCTATTATTATTTTCCGTTTCGGTTCTGATTCGTCCGATCATTTTTTATTTTTTACCTGTTTTAATTTTAATTAATATTTTTAAAGAAGCGAGAATTTCCTGGCGCGGGGCGTTGATTACGGGGCTGGCATCGGCAATTTTGGCGTATTCGACAACAGGGGTCTGGATAATTCGCAATAAAATTGTTCTGGATACTTGGCAGATTTCGAGCAATCAAGGGGCGATTTTAGTGTCTCATTATGGAATGGTGGCAAGGAAATTGAAAAAAAGCAGTTTTGACCTACCGTATTTCGCGTATGAATCAAATAATTTTTCCACAGAATACAACAACAATCTGGGCAAGGCCGCGCTAAAAGAATTGATTAAGGATAAATGGACATATTTAGAGGTCAAATTTAGTTATCTGCCCGTTTTTTTTCTAACCAATGGTTATAATAATATGTTTAACCGTTTAACCGGTCGGCCGGAGAATTTTATTTTTTTGATTGGAGCGCTAATTTGGGCGGTAATGAGTTTCCTTGGTTTAGTCGGCCTGCGGCGCTTACTTATATCGGCCCGAAAAGCACAAGTGGCCTTTGTGGCGCTTTTGATTTTATATTTCGCGTTTATTGCTTCACCGATTGTAACGTCGCGCTATCGTTTGCCGCTTAATCCGTTTATTTTAATTTTTGCCGTCAGCGGCTTTCTATATTTAAAACAATTAATTAGAAAAAATGTCTGA
- a CDS encoding glycosyltransferase family 2 protein, with the protein MYNGKLVSVVFATYREKNSVREVIEDFFNATPFVDEIVVVNNNAEPGTVEEIQKTKARMVYEKRQGYGYAFQRGLKEARGDYILLCEPDGTYKGKDVEKFLVYAKTDGFDIVLGSRTGQNTPLSGADMTLVRKFANVVEAKSMEVLFNTNALTDVGCTYKLFTKEAIRKIAPFWRTRNSLFATELVLLVISENFRFIEIPVTFKKRVGISTFVGTFLKQAKWAIKIQFFIFRFWLRWITRGSRINKENLKEENKIV; encoded by the coding sequence ATGTATAATGGTAAATTGGTTTCGGTGGTTTTTGCAACCTACAGAGAGAAAAATTCGGTAAGGGAAGTGATTGAAGATTTTTTTAACGCTACGCCCTTTGTTGATGAGATAGTTGTTGTAAACAACAATGCCGAGCCGGGAACGGTTGAAGAAATTCAAAAAACAAAAGCCAGAATGGTTTATGAAAAAAGGCAGGGATATGGCTATGCTTTCCAGCGTGGGCTTAAAGAGGCGAGAGGTGATTACATTCTTCTCTGCGAACCTGACGGTACCTATAAAGGGAAGGACGTTGAAAAGTTTTTGGTTTACGCTAAAACCGACGGTTTTGACATTGTTTTAGGTTCTCGCACCGGCCAAAATACCCCGCTAAGCGGGGCCGATATGACTCTTGTCAGAAAATTTGCCAATGTGGTTGAAGCCAAATCGATGGAGGTATTGTTTAATACCAACGCTTTGACCGACGTCGGCTGTACTTACAAGCTTTTTACAAAAGAGGCGATTAGAAAAATTGCGCCGTTTTGGCGGACAAGAAATTCGCTTTTTGCCACCGAATTAGTTCTTCTGGTAATCAGCGAAAATTTTCGCTTTATTGAAATCCCGGTAACTTTTAAGAAACGGGTCGGCATTTCAACTTTTGTGGGCACTTTCCTCAAACAAGCTAAGTGGGCAATAAAAATTCAATTCTTTATTTTTAGATTTTGGCTGCGCTGGATAACGCGCGGCAGTCGGATTAATAAGGAAAATCTTAAAGAGGAAAATAAAATTGTCTGA
- a CDS encoding class I SAM-dependent methyltransferase — MIKCPICDNSDEASIKQSLFPEFFNCGKCGGHFIKEKIAVDYPEEYFEQKEKPSIIARLAIPVLNVFLAGKVRRVKKIIKGKKGAAVLDYGCGAGKLVDALIKKGIDAIGFEPSVGARQITARNNLPVYGEVKTVKDGYDLIMFWQSLEHTDNPLEVIRNAAGYLKKDGKLLIAVPNAGGWEARIFKDKWFHFSYPLHVIQFTPDAAKTMLDEAGFKILNIDYFNPEYTASGIIQTFLNLFLPKDVFYSVISHRRQSGSKIKTISLSILSVFALLIFSPFIVLFWFGELIFKKTGAIVIVAGRDANL; from the coding sequence ATGATTAAATGCCCAATTTGCGACAATTCGGATGAGGCGTCAATAAAACAGTCGCTGTTTCCCGAATTTTTTAATTGCGGCAAGTGCGGCGGTCATTTTATCAAAGAAAAAATCGCGGTTGATTATCCTGAAGAGTATTTCGAACAAAAAGAAAAACCTTCTATAATCGCGCGGTTAGCTATTCCGGTTTTAAACGTTTTTCTTGCCGGCAAAGTAAGGCGTGTTAAGAAAATTATTAAAGGAAAGAAAGGGGCGGCGGTTTTAGATTACGGCTGCGGCGCGGGGAAATTAGTTGATGCATTGATTAAAAAAGGTATTGACGCGATCGGTTTTGAACCGTCGGTTGGAGCGCGGCAAATAACCGCAAGAAATAATCTGCCGGTTTATGGCGAAGTAAAAACAGTAAAAGACGGCTATGATTTAATAATGTTCTGGCAGAGCTTGGAGCACACCGACAATCCGCTTGAAGTAATCCGGAATGCCGCAGGATATCTTAAAAAAGACGGCAAATTGTTAATAGCTGTTCCAAACGCCGGTGGCTGGGAGGCGCGAATTTTCAAAGACAAGTGGTTTCATTTTTCTTATCCGCTCCACGTGATTCAATTTACTCCCGACGCCGCGAAGACAATGCTTGACGAAGCCGGTTTTAAGATTTTGAATATTGACTATTTCAATCCCGAATACACGGCTTCCGGAATAATCCAGACATTTCTTAATCTTTTTTTACCGAAAGACGTTTTTTACAGCGTTATCAGCCATCGAAGGCAGTCGGGTTCAAAAATTAAAACGATTTCGCTTTCCATTTTGTCGGTTTTTGCGCTTTTAATTTTCTCGCCTTTTATCGTTTTATTTTGGTTTGGAGAATTGATTTTTAAAAAAACCGGTGCTATTGTTATTGTCGCGGGAAGGGACGCAAATTTATGA
- a CDS encoding class I SAM-dependent methyltransferase, which produces MCKSGRLSQFFDLGETALANSFLSKEALDKPEPKYPLKVFFCEDCGLSQLVHVVEPEILFKNYVYFSSGMPALPEHFQKYAEEAVNNFVSSRRRQGFGGQAKDDLVVEIGSNDGLLLGAIKNLGAKVLGVDPAENIAKVANERGVETLPEFFSEKLAGKIAAKYGKAKVIIGNNVVAHIDNHHDLVKGVSALLADDGVFMFEAPYIADMFENYTFDTIYHEHLSYLSVRPLVNLFKQFGMELFDVKVFPVQGNSIRGYAGKLGQHEISPRVAELLQKEKSMKLDKLETYLKLASDVNEMKQKVRATLDEFRAEGKRIAGYGAPAKGNTLLNYFGIGPDILDYTTEALPSKIGFYTPGTHIPVVNIEDARKNPPDYFLLLAWNYKDVILKKEESMIKNGVKFIMPVGENLGLIK; this is translated from the coding sequence ATGTGTAAAAGCGGGCGTTTAAGCCAATTTTTTGATTTGGGCGAAACAGCTTTAGCCAACTCTTTTCTGTCAAAAGAAGCGCTTGACAAGCCGGAGCCGAAGTATCCTCTTAAAGTATTTTTCTGCGAAGATTGCGGGTTAAGCCAGCTTGTCCATGTTGTTGAGCCGGAAATTCTGTTTAAAAATTACGTTTATTTTTCTAGTGGGATGCCGGCTTTGCCGGAGCACTTCCAGAAATACGCCGAAGAAGCGGTTAATAATTTTGTGTCGTCCCGCCGACGCCAAGGCTTTGGCGGGCAGGCAAAAGACGATTTAGTGGTGGAAATCGGGAGCAATGACGGGTTGCTTTTGGGCGCGATTAAAAATCTTGGCGCGAAAGTTTTAGGCGTCGACCCGGCGGAAAATATTGCCAAGGTTGCCAACGAAAGAGGGGTAGAAACATTGCCGGAATTTTTCAGCGAAAAATTGGCCGGAAAAATCGCCGCGAAATACGGGAAAGCCAAGGTTATAATCGGCAATAATGTGGTGGCGCACATAGACAATCATCACGATCTGGTAAAAGGAGTTTCTGCGCTGCTTGCCGATGACGGCGTTTTTATGTTTGAAGCTCCTTATATTGCGGACATGTTTGAAAATTATACTTTTGACACCATTTATCACGAGCATCTTTCTTATTTGTCAGTTCGGCCTCTCGTCAATCTGTTTAAGCAATTCGGAATGGAGCTTTTTGACGTTAAGGTTTTTCCGGTCCAGGGCAATTCAATAAGGGGGTATGCGGGTAAATTGGGACAGCATGAAATTTCACCGCGGGTCGCGGAACTGCTCCAAAAAGAAAAATCAATGAAGCTCGATAAATTGGAAACTTATTTGAAGCTTGCGAGCGACGTAAATGAAATGAAACAAAAAGTACGCGCCACTTTGGATGAATTTAGGGCGGAGGGCAAAAGAATTGCCGGCTATGGCGCTCCCGCCAAGGGAAACACTCTTTTGAATTATTTTGGAATCGGGCCGGATATTTTGGACTATACCACTGAAGCCCTGCCTTCTAAAATCGGGTTTTATACTCCGGGAACCCATATTCCGGTGGTAAATATCGAGGACGCGCGGAAAAATCCGCCGGATTATTTTCTTCTTTTAGCTTGGAATTATAAAGATGTTATTCTAAAAAAAGAAGAATCAATGATAAAAAATGGCGTAAAGTTTATAATGCCGGTCGGCGAAAACTTAGGATTAATAAAATAA
- the rfbB gene encoding dTDP-glucose 4,6-dehydratase, which translates to MNRSYENILICGGSGFIGSNFIRYFYNKYPDYKIFNLDLLTYAGNSENLFDIENHEAIAMPEKRRYQFIRGDICDGALLGNIFGQYNFSAVINFAAESHVDRSFINVFDFIRTNIEGVRSLIEICRKSKIPRFIQISTDEIYGSVPEGFSTEEAPFRPSNPYAASKAAADLLVQSYIRTHRVPALIIRSSNNFGPYQYPEKLIPLAVSNIIEGKKVPIHGSGEQRRSWIHVNDFCSAIDLVLHKAADYSIYNISGEEKTNLEIIEILSRHLKENPESYKEHTQDRPGADIRYAPDSSKISAELGWKRACSLEDNIGEVIAWYSDNQDWWRKIKSKKEYLDHYERQAKAEYY; encoded by the coding sequence ATGAATCGTTCGTATGAAAACATCTTAATTTGCGGCGGTAGCGGATTTATAGGGTCAAATTTTATCCGTTATTTTTATAATAAATATCCCGATTATAAGATTTTTAATCTGGACTTGCTTACATACGCCGGCAATTCCGAAAATCTTTTTGATATTGAAAATCACGAAGCTATTGCCATGCCGGAGAAACGCCGTTATCAGTTTATTCGCGGCGATATTTGCGACGGAGCGCTGCTCGGCAATATTTTTGGTCAATATAATTTTAGCGCCGTAATTAATTTTGCCGCCGAGAGCCACGTTGACCGTTCGTTTATAAACGTTTTTGATTTCATAAGGACCAATATCGAGGGTGTCCGTTCTTTAATCGAAATTTGCCGAAAGTCTAAAATCCCGAGATTTATCCAGATTTCTACCGATGAAATTTATGGTTCTGTACCGGAGGGATTTTCAACCGAAGAGGCGCCGTTTAGGCCGTCTAACCCGTATGCCGCTTCTAAAGCCGCCGCTGATTTGCTCGTCCAATCCTATATAAGAACGCATCGGGTGCCGGCGCTCATAATCAGAAGTTCTAATAATTTTGGCCCCTACCAGTATCCCGAAAAATTAATTCCTCTGGCAGTATCAAATATTATTGAGGGTAAAAAAGTGCCGATTCACGGTTCCGGAGAGCAGAGGCGGAGTTGGATACACGTAAACGATTTTTGTTCCGCGATTGATCTTGTGCTGCATAAAGCCGCCGATTACAGTATTTATAATATTTCCGGTGAAGAAAAAACAAACCTGGAAATTATTGAAATTTTATCTCGGCATCTTAAAGAAAATCCGGAAAGTTATAAAGAACACACCCAAGATCGTCCCGGGGCTGATATCCGCTATGCTCCCGATTCGTCAAAAATAAGCGCCGAATTAGGCTGGAAAAGAGCGTGTTCGCTGGAAGATAATATAGGAGAGGTAATCGCCTGGTATTCCGATAATCAAGATTGGTGGAGGAAGATTAAATCAAAAAAAGAATATTTAGACCATTACGAACGCCAGGCTAAAGCGGAATATTATTAG
- a CDS encoding SDR family oxidoreductase, with protein MSQTAKKILVTGGAGYIGAVLVPKLLSMGYEVRVLDKMIFGEAPIKDFKYRVELVVNDSRYAGPEIMDGIDSVIHLAGFSTDPTSQYDPRLTDTVNHIATEHLAKLARAKGIKRFVYASSCSIYFTLNTPLEPPLYNENDTVNPISAYSLSKRCSEQILLGMTNEDFQPTMFRKGTLYGWSPRMRYDLVFNAFVKDAYHKKILTVDAGGEIWRPMIDIQDATDAYINAIELPLEKVGGRIFNVADQNWSIGNLAREIQKILKEKKRVDIELDIKPISLTRNYKADASAFNEAFNFKPSRSFEEAVFEIWDHLENDKNHDPHNIRHYGDKWYKQYFETDEGKKFMQHA; from the coding sequence ATGTCTCAAACAGCCAAAAAAATATTGGTTACGGGCGGCGCTGGTTATATCGGCGCGGTTTTGGTGCCGAAATTGCTTAGCATGGGCTATGAAGTCAGAGTTCTGGATAAAATGATATTCGGCGAGGCGCCTATTAAAGATTTTAAATACAGAGTTGAATTAGTAGTCAATGATTCTCGATACGCTGGGCCAGAAATTATGGATGGAATTGATTCCGTAATCCACTTAGCCGGATTTTCCACCGATCCCACTTCGCAATATGACCCGCGTCTTACCGACACGGTCAATCATATTGCCACTGAACACTTGGCGAAATTAGCGCGCGCTAAAGGAATAAAAAGATTCGTATACGCTTCAAGCTGTTCAATTTATTTTACTTTAAACACTCCGCTTGAGCCGCCGCTTTATAATGAAAACGACACGGTTAATCCTATTTCGGCATACTCTTTAAGCAAGCGCTGTTCCGAGCAGATTCTTTTGGGGATGACTAATGAAGATTTTCAGCCGACGATGTTTCGCAAAGGTACTCTCTATGGCTGGTCGCCCAGAATGCGCTATGACTTGGTTTTTAACGCTTTTGTAAAAGACGCGTATCATAAAAAAATTCTGACTGTTGATGCCGGCGGCGAAATATGGCGGCCGATGATTGACATACAAGATGCCACAGATGCTTATATCAATGCCATAGAATTGCCGCTTGAAAAAGTTGGCGGCAGGATTTTTAATGTCGCAGACCAAAATTGGAGCATCGGCAATCTGGCGAGAGAAATCCAGAAAATTTTAAAAGAAAAAAAAAGAGTTGATATCGAACTTGATATTAAACCAATCAGTTTAACGAGAAATTACAAAGCCGACGCATCTGCCTTTAATGAAGCATTTAATTTCAAACCAAGTCGAAGTTTTGAAGAGGCGGTTTTTGAAATTTGGGATCATCTGGAAAACGACAAAAATCACGACCCCCACAATATAAGACATTACGGCGATAAGTGGTACAAGCAATATTTTGAAACCGATGAAGGTAAAAAATTCATGCAACACGCATGA
- the rfbD gene encoding dTDP-4-dehydrorhamnose reductase, whose protein sequence is MKKKVLIVGSAGMLAFDLLRTFEDDYEVIGASRADFDVTDKSAALSFIKNHTPDVVINTAAYHKTEECELNPEKSFAVNAIGAFNIAKAAKKVGAKIIFINTDYVFDGSKEFFTENNNPNPLNVYGASKLAGENLTKIANENHYIIRTSWLFGGHRSGKGHNFVSLMLGKAKNGENIKVINDQFGSPTYAYDLAVKIKELINKKAPSGIYHITNNGSCSWYEFAERIFKLAKLNPKIEKIKSSDGASKIKRPKYSVLISENLRKLGIDNLRPWQEALADHLDKTDKITYYNETGESTFTSKCGIT, encoded by the coding sequence ATGAAAAAGAAGGTCCTAATAGTCGGTTCCGCGGGGATGCTGGCTTTTGATTTATTGAGGACTTTTGAGGATGATTATGAAGTAATCGGCGCCAGCCGCGCCGATTTTGACGTTACGGACAAATCGGCGGCTCTAAGCTTTATAAAAAATCACACGCCCGATGTCGTGATAAACACCGCGGCTTACCATAAAACCGAAGAATGCGAATTAAATCCCGAAAAGAGTTTTGCCGTTAATGCTATCGGCGCTTTTAATATCGCTAAAGCGGCAAAAAAAGTTGGCGCCAAAATAATTTTTATAAATACTGATTATGTTTTTGACGGATCAAAAGAATTTTTTACGGAAAATAATAATCCGAATCCTCTTAACGTTTACGGCGCGTCAAAACTTGCCGGAGAAAATCTAACAAAAATCGCTAACGAAAATCATTATATAATAAGAACAAGCTGGTTATTCGGCGGGCATCGGTCGGGGAAGGGCCATAACTTTGTTTCTTTAATGCTTGGAAAAGCAAAAAATGGCGAAAATATAAAAGTGATTAATGATCAGTTTGGTTCGCCGACATATGCGTATGATTTGGCGGTAAAAATAAAAGAACTTATAAATAAAAAAGCGCCAAGCGGTATTTACCACATCACTAACAACGGCAGTTGTTCTTGGTATGAATTTGCCGAAAGGATTTTTAAACTGGCGAAATTAAATCCTAAAATTGAAAAAATAAAATCAAGCGATGGCGCGTCAAAAATCAAAAGGCCAAAATATTCTGTTTTAATAAGTGAAAATCTAAGGAAATTGGGGATTGATAATTTAAGGCCGTGGCAGGAAGCCCTCGCAGATCATCTTGACAAAACCGATAAAATAACCTATTATAATGAAACTGGGGAAAGCACCTTTACATCTAAATGCGGAATAACATAA
- a CDS encoding WxcM-like domain-containing protein, with protein MPQFYEYRTHSDHRRSGSYDIIPGVEGDFNFTKHPAGVIPEELHMHKRQTDHFAVISGKVMFRLVSEDGEEEKFIVTDKDNKTLIISPGIWHGYTALEPSIMAFYLSHKYDASDEFKRKTNPSEWELPKND; from the coding sequence ATGCCTCAATTTTACGAATACAGGACACATAGCGACCATAGGAGGAGCGGTTCCTATGATATTATTCCCGGAGTGGAGGGAGATTTTAATTTTACCAAACATCCGGCCGGCGTCATTCCGGAAGAACTCCACATGCACAAAAGGCAGACAGACCATTTCGCCGTGATTTCCGGAAAGGTAATGTTTCGACTCGTTTCAGAAGACGGGGAAGAAGAAAAATTCATAGTTACCGATAAAGATAATAAAACTTTAATCATCTCGCCCGGCATTTGGCATGGTTATACGGCGCTTGAGCCGTCAATAATGGCTTTTTACTTAAGTCATAAATATGATGCGTCTGATGAATTTAAAAGGAAAACTAACCCATCGGAATGGGAATTGCCCAAAAATGATTGA
- a CDS encoding glycosyltransferase family 39 protein gives MIEKIKAHKIEIFGLIAILLMAGFFYFYNITQKGLFGYDEAFQMLTGNSYAQIPKIGVNYLLGNGTLEDLTAKYLPGNVFFQMSSRPTFAFLNALGITIFGYHDYSIFIMDGILGLLSIVVLYFIAKKITKSYKFALFAVFLFGISGYQIYAARGAFSTILAGFFALCGSFFYIRNIYGKSYEESLNLKSDLMLAGFFWGLMFASHYSSLFFLMSVGLFEIFMFYLSAPVSWKVFFKRLAFLAISFLSVIFFIEILLQLISYLLTKAGYPHHRVASYFYELWRFFKGDLISDMYNVNPQDFWFYGRMINILNGLPYLILFLISPIVFFWRKYRQNLSLIFVFFAAMGMFLFASLNGFAVPRAMVQINGFVSLAAALVFWEIFHLMKKNYRGFGYFLFIILLVVQMRINWEIVNLKSGYKEAAEFLSKEGIPSEDIYTETWPIFSFYLNKKTQIYNRSHRTIYYVAEYHENKSVDTYDFNIISQGKLLATFDNPIGKFSPVRAEVWVPRLPTKWPAAEPDKIKIYKVNR, from the coding sequence ATGATTGAAAAAATAAAGGCGCATAAAATAGAAATTTTCGGCCTTATAGCCATTCTATTAATGGCCGGTTTTTTCTACTTTTACAATATTACCCAAAAAGGGCTCTTTGGATACGATGAAGCGTTTCAGATGTTAACGGGCAATTCTTACGCCCAAATACCTAAAATAGGCGTTAATTATTTACTCGGAAATGGCACTCTTGAGGATTTAACCGCGAAATACTTGCCGGGAAATGTATTTTTCCAAATGAGTTCGCGGCCGACATTCGCTTTTTTAAACGCTCTTGGTATAACGATTTTTGGCTATCATGATTATTCAATATTCATAATGGACGGCATTTTAGGTCTTTTGTCGATTGTTGTTTTATATTTTATCGCCAAAAAAATAACCAAGAGTTATAAATTCGCGCTTTTTGCCGTATTTTTATTCGGAATTTCCGGTTATCAGATTTATGCCGCGAGAGGCGCTTTCTCAACAATATTGGCCGGTTTTTTCGCGCTTTGCGGCTCATTTTTTTACATCCGGAATATATACGGTAAAAGTTATGAAGAAAGCCTGAACTTGAAATCCGATCTCATGCTCGCCGGATTTTTCTGGGGCCTTATGTTTGCGTCTCATTATAGCAGTCTTTTCTTTTTGATGTCGGTCGGTCTTTTTGAAATTTTTATGTTTTATCTTTCAGCGCCGGTATCTTGGAAGGTTTTTTTCAAGCGTCTCGCGTTTTTAGCCATTTCGTTTCTAAGCGTTATATTTTTTATTGAAATTCTGCTCCAATTAATATCCTATCTTTTAACGAAAGCGGGCTATCCGCATCATCGCGTTGCTTCGTACTTTTACGAACTTTGGAGGTTTTTTAAAGGCGACTTGATCAGCGATATGTATAATGTTAATCCGCAGGATTTTTGGTTTTACGGCCGGATGATTAACATTTTGAACGGCTTGCCGTACCTTATTTTGTTTTTAATCAGCCCCATCGTATTTTTTTGGAGAAAATATCGGCAGAATTTATCTTTAATCTTTGTTTTTTTTGCCGCGATGGGGATGTTTCTATTCGCGAGTTTAAACGGGTTTGCGGTTCCAAGAGCAATGGTCCAGATAAACGGATTCGTCAGTTTAGCGGCGGCTTTGGTTTTTTGGGAAATTTTTCACCTTATGAAAAAGAATTATAGAGGTTTTGGTTATTTTCTTTTTATAATACTCCTCGTTGTTCAAATGCGGATAAATTGGGAAATTGTGAATCTTAAAAGCGGCTACAAAGAAGCGGCCGAATTTTTGTCTAAAGAAGGCATCCCCTCGGAAGATATTTATACCGAGACCTGGCCCATTTTTTCATTTTATCTGAATAAAAAAACCCAGATTTACAATCGCAGTCATCGGACAATTTATTATGTGGCCGAGTATCACGAAAATAAATCCGTTGATACTTATGATTTCAATATAATCAGCCAAGGAAAGTTATTGGCAACCTTTGACAACCCGATAGGCAAATTTTCGCCGGTAAGGGCGGAAGTGTGGGTTCCCAGGCTTCCAACCAAATGGCCGGCGGCGGAACCGGACAAAATTAAAATCTATAAAGTGAATAGGTGA
- a CDS encoding glycosyltransferase family 4 protein, whose protein sequence is MKLLIITQKYNINDSVLGVFNDWWNKLAGKLDRVYILALEKKSEPILPNIKVIGMGKEKGAGFLRKIVGFCAGLFRTVGKVDAILVSMVPKYVILAAPIAFIFRKPIYMWYTGVSANFDLRLAVLFCRKVFTAHKAAMRVNTSKRIITGHGIDTNKFQIPNTKYQIQDKINILSVGRITLSKGHDLIINAVSDLVHSGYNLRLKIIGGVIQDYHGKYLESLKKLVSDFKIGESVEFSGPVSYDKIPEYFSKAEILINAVPFGGLDKVVLEAMASGVIPLASNSAFSDVFPPNMADDLIFKVGDAEDLKMKLKNILDKKFYEDEQLRSELRNIVVKNHNLNNLIEKIAGEIKK, encoded by the coding sequence GTGAAACTTTTAATCATTACCCAAAAATACAATATCAACGACTCGGTCTTGGGGGTCTTTAATGATTGGTGGAATAAATTGGCCGGGAAACTAGATAGGGTATATATTTTAGCGCTTGAAAAAAAATCCGAGCCGATATTGCCAAATATTAAAGTCATCGGCATGGGCAAAGAAAAGGGCGCAGGATTTTTGCGGAAAATTGTTGGTTTCTGCGCCGGTCTTTTTAGAACTGTCGGTAAAGTTGACGCTATATTGGTTTCTATGGTTCCTAAATATGTTATTTTGGCGGCGCCGATTGCTTTTATTTTTAGGAAACCGATTTATATGTGGTACACCGGCGTCTCGGCAAACTTCGATCTGCGGCTCGCGGTTTTATTTTGTCGGAAGGTATTTACCGCCCACAAAGCGGCAATGAGAGTAAATACTTCGAAGCGAATCATTACTGGCCACGGAATCGATACCAATAAGTTCCAAATACCAAATACTAAATACCAAATACAAGACAAAATTAATATTTTGTCTGTGGGGAGAATTACTCTGAGCAAGGGGCATGATTTAATTATTAATGCAGTTTCAGATTTAGTACATTCCGGCTATAATTTAAGATTAAAAATAATCGGCGGCGTTATTCAAGATTATCACGGGAAATATTTAGAATCTCTGAAAAAATTAGTTAGCGATTTTAAAATAGGTGAATCGGTAGAATTTTCCGGTCCCGTTTCTTATGACAAAATCCCGGAATATTTCAGTAAAGCGGAAATCCTTATTAATGCCGTGCCTTTTGGTGGTTTGGATAAAGTTGTTTTAGAAGCGATGGCTTCGGGTGTTATTCCTCTAGCTTCAAATTCGGCATTCTCTGACGTTTTTCCTCCGAATATGGCCGATGATTTAATTTTTAAAGTAGGCGATGCCGAAGATTTAAAGATGAAATTAAAAAATATTTTAGATAAAAAGTTTTACGAAGACGAACAGCTTCGCTCGGAATTAAGAAATATTGTGGTAAAAAATCACAATCTGAATAATCTAATTGAAAAAATCGCAGGAGAGATTAAAAAATGA